The Natrinema pellirubrum DSM 15624 region GCGACCGTCCTATACCCCACACGAACTCCCCCATCGGAGCGATCAGATCAACAAGATGGCGACGATTCTGGTCGCCGCGCTCCGCGGGGAGACCCCCTCGAACATTCTCATCTACGGGAAAACCGGGACCGGCAAGACCGCGAGCGCGAAGTTCGTCAGCAAGGAACTCGAGAGTACGTCTCAGAAGTACTCGGTCCCCTGTGACGTTGAGTACATCAACTGCGAGGTCACCGACACCCAGTACCGAGTCCTCGCACAGCTCGCGAACAAGTTCATCGAGAAAAACGAGGCTCGAATCGACGAGCGGATCGACGAACTCCAGTCCCTGCTGGACGATCTCGAGGCGTACGACCGCGCTATCGACGTCGATGCCTCGAGCGACGACCCGGACGATCGGACGGCGTCGGACCCGTTCGATTTCGTCTCCGAGGACGAGGTTGACGGCGACGCCGAAACTTCGACTGGAACTGATACCGGACCGCAGTCCGGTGATTCTCCACTCGAAAAAGGGGGGTCCGGTGACCGAACAGATTCATCGTCCGAAACCGAACCGGCGGCACTCGAGAACGCTGCCGACGGGCCCGGTGTATCCGGGGACGGGGCCGCCGATCCGACCCCCGATCACCCGCTCGCGTCGACGCCGTTCGACGACCGAGACGAGATCGAAGCCCGGATCACGGAGCTACGAGACGACAAGGACTCCTTCGAAGAGGTGCCGATGACCGGCTGGCCGACCGACCGGGTCTACAGCGTCTTCTTCGACGCCGTCGACTACGACGAACGGGTCGTCGTCATCATGTTAGACGAGATCGACAAACTCGTCGAGAAAAGCGGTGACGACACGCTGTATAATCTCTCGCGGATGAACTCCGAACTCGAGAACTCGCGGGTCTCGATCATCGGCATCTCGAACGACCTGAAGTTTACCGACTTCCTCGATCCCCGCGTGAAGTCCTCGCTGGGCGAAGAGGAGATCGTCTTCCCGCCCTACGACGCCAACCAGCTCCGTGACATCCTCGAGCATCGCTCCGAGGTCGCCTTCAAGGGGGGCGCGCTATCGGGCGACGTGATCCCGCTGTGTGCGGCCTTCGCCGCACAGGAACACGGGGACGCACGGCGTGCGCTGGACCTGCTGCGGACCGCCGGCGAACTCGCCGAGCGCTCCCAGTCGGAGACGATC contains the following coding sequences:
- a CDS encoding Cdc6/Cdc18 family protein, which codes for MSDDDSEITGSDEVEVDGANGFSGNFENADLGDEESNQGLFDDLLSGEPIFENKEVLRPSYTPHELPHRSDQINKMATILVAALRGETPSNILIYGKTGTGKTASAKFVSKELESTSQKYSVPCDVEYINCEVTDTQYRVLAQLANKFIEKNEARIDERIDELQSLLDDLEAYDRAIDVDASSDDPDDRTASDPFDFVSEDEVDGDAETSTGTDTGPQSGDSPLEKGGSGDRTDSSSETEPAALENAADGPGVSGDGAADPTPDHPLASTPFDDRDEIEARITELRDDKDSFEEVPMTGWPTDRVYSVFFDAVDYDERVVVIMLDEIDKLVEKSGDDTLYNLSRMNSELENSRVSIIGISNDLKFTDFLDPRVKSSLGEEEIVFPPYDANQLRDILEHRSEVAFKGGALSGDVIPLCAAFAAQEHGDARRALDLLRTAGELAERSQSETIVEEHVRQAQDKIELDRVVEVVRTLPTQSKLVLFAIILLEKNGVHSINTGEVFNIYKRLCEEIDADVLTQRRVTDLISELDMLGIVNAVVVSKGRYGRTKEISLSVPLEETEAVLLSDSRLSDIDDVQPFVQARFEN